The DNA region ACCTATGCGCTGCGCTATTGGCTGTCGCGGTTTGATCGCGACATTGATTGCCGCGATGAGGTTTACAGTCTTGTGGATGAGGCGCTGCGGCGGGCGGGAGTCGTTGCGCCGCATAAGCGCATCGAACTGGTGCGCGGCGTGCCGCCCGCGCGGCGTGTCACTTTGAAGGCGACGGAGGGCGACGGGCAGGCTGTGCCTTGAGGCTTCCTGAGCCTGAAGGGGCGTCGGGTCGCCGGTGAGTGGGGAGAGGTCTGACCGACCGGCCCCGCTTAGGACTCGTCTTGTTCGGAGAGGGCGCGGTCGCGCTGCATCTCAAGCCACATTGCGTTTACGACGGCGAACATTGCTGCGAGAGGCAGGCCGAGAAGCCAAGCAAAATACCACATATCGTTTTCCTTTCTTTTTGGGCGTCTTAATAGGCCGAGCTTGAGTCGGTCACATCGTCTTCGGTGACTTTGCCCCAGAGCACTTTGTAAACCCAAGCGGTGTAGGCCAGAATGATCGGCATGAAGATCACGGTTGCAACCAGCATGACGAAGAGGGTCAGATGCGACGATGAACTGTCCCAGACTGTCAGCGAAGAGCGCGGATCAATCGACGAGGGCAGGATGAACGGGAACATTGTCAGCCCCACCGATGAGATTGCGCCGAAGATGCCGAGTTTGGACCACAAGAGGGTGGTGCCTTCGCGCCCGGCGCGCAGGCCGAGCACCGCCATGACCATGCCCAGAAGGCCAAGGACCGGCGCTAGCGCGATCCACGGGCGTGCGCCATATGCAGCAAACCAACTGTCGGTGCGTGCCACTTCGGAATAGAGCGGGTTGGACGGGCCGTTGGCCACGACTTCGGAGATTAGTGCATAGCCCTGGATGCCGAAGGCGAGCCAGAGACCCGCCGCGATGTAGC from Rhodobacteraceae bacterium LMO-JJ12 includes:
- the cydX gene encoding cytochrome bd-I oxidase subunit CydX → MWYFAWLLGLPLAAMFAVVNAMWLEMQRDRALSEQDES